The Camelina sativa cultivar DH55 chromosome 16, Cs, whole genome shotgun sequence sequence AAGAGCTTTTACACCATCCATCAAAAAGAACAAACTTCGAGAAGTATAATTAAACTGAAAAAGAGCAAATCATAAGCTCTATGAAAGAGattgcaatcaaacaacacAACCCGACCACagacaataaaaaataacatgattTGTTTCACTCCGAAGCAAGATGAGATATACTCctataaaatagatatcatcGAAAAGAGGCGAATACTAGAAAAAGTTGCtttttcagtaaaaaaaaggaatctaaCTGACCAAAAAGTAGCAGAAGATGTGTAAAGCACAAACTTTTTATCACGAAACCTAATTACCCAGAACCTcgatccaccaccaccaccaccactgtcTTCGCTAATCTATACCGAGACCCAAGAACTCTGATTTTATAAGTTAGAAAGGCTTCAACTTTGATAGTATCGACAATAAAATCAATCAACTAGATTACAATCCAATtgataactaatttaaaattactCAGATGAAGAAGACCCAGAAGACGAATCTATAGTTTCACTCATAATAAAGAGTTCAGTGAATCACccaagtttaaaaatttaacctttGAATTTAACCCCACAAAGCTTCCAACCCCATAAACCCAGAGATCAATCATTACCTGGgcaaaaagaggaaaaattaaagagaagcGGAGGACCACCAAAAACCCTAAGAAAGCTTCAaggagaagcaagaagaagctATCATCTTCCCCCAACCccaaagtagtagtagtatccgagagagagagagagagtatgagtaagagagagaaagagagagaattggGGATAAAGATTTGGGAAAAGCAACGGGAACAAGACAGGCGCCAATGTCTTTTTGGTTACTACTAATTAATCAAGAATGTTTGTCCACGACGACATGTTATCTCCCCCATATTCCAATGTTCCTAAATGCTTTTTCACTCTTTAGAAGATGCTCggtccttcttctttcttcctcctatgttttttttttcacctacTTATGTTAGTTTAATCATATTATAcagagaaaaagttaaattCTATTTATGCCAAAGGGTTCTTTTATTATTCTCGTCGATTGAAAAtggaaattgtatatataataggaaCATGAAATATTAGTTCGAtattctttttacatttttttttgttaatactcTTTTTAcatttagagtatttataggtcTGATTGGTAACATAGCCAAAGCtctaaactttaaaaaagaGTTGTATATGAAAttgtacaaaaaaataaagtttataaaGCTTAAAAACTGTACAAATAGTAAAGCTTTGTTTTTGTCACCAATCAAAGCCTATATAAACCATACTGGAGACGAATCCAAAAAACATTTAAGgtcattcattcatttttttttaaatcatttatataaatagtataatattgtattggaagaagaaaaataaagtttagaaagtcaataatatgtcacaaTCCGTTTTTATGGATCGATTTGTGACTGTCGTGTTATTTTCAAAAAGTTAtttcaactaaaataaattgttgtGCTTTAGTGAATTTAGTGAAGGGCGTAGAGAACTCAAGTTGTTGAGTCCATTCGAAGTTAGGCAGAGTAATTCGATAAAGTTTGGATGTTATGTCACACTAATCGAGAATCAAGTTGTGATCTGTGAAACCTATTCTCTAATGAGCCCAAAATGGGACAAAAATAGTGAATAATGTACatagtttaaaacttaaaagtacatcgttattctcttttttttctataattaacctccataattaaaaaaaaaaaaaaaaaaaaaaaaaaNNNNNNNNNNNNNNNNNNNNNNNNNNNNNNNNNNNNNNNNNNNNNNNNNNNNNNNNNNNNNNNNNNNNNNNNNNNNNNNNNNNNNNNNNNNNNNNNNNNNNNNNNNNNNNNNNNNNNNNNNNNNNNNNNNNNNNNNNNNNNNNNNNNNNNNNNNNNNNNNNNNNNNNNNNNNNNNNNNNNNNNNNNNNNNNNNNNNNNNNNNNNNNNNNNNNNNNNNNNNNNNNNNNNNNNNNNNNNNNNNNNNNNNNNNNNNNNNNNNNNNNNNNNNNNNNNNNNNNNNNNNNNNNNNNNNNNNNNNNNNNNNNNNNNNNNNNNNNNNNNNNNNNNNNNNNNNNNNNNNNNNNNNNNNNNNNNNNNNNNNNNNNNNNNNNNNNNNNNNNNNNNNNNNNNNNNNNNNNNNNNNNNNNNNNNNNNNNNNNNNNNNNNNNNNNNNNNNNNNNNNNNNNNNNNNNNNNNNNNNNNNNNNNNNNNNNNNNNNNNNNNNNNNNNNNNNNNNNNNNNNNNNNNNNNNNNNNNNNNNNNNNNNNNNNNNNNNNNNNNNNNNNNNNNNNNNNNNNNNNNNNNNNNNNNNNNNNNNNNNNNNNNNNNNNNNNNNNNNNNNNNNNNNNNNNNNNNNNNNNNNNNNNNNNNNNNNNNNNNNNNNNNNNNNNNNNNNNNNNNNNNNNNNNNNNNNNNNNNNNNNNNNNNNNNNNNNNNNNNNNNNNNNNNNNNNNNNNNNNNNNNNNNNNNNNNNNNNNNNNNNNNNNNNNNNNNNNNNNNNNNNNNNNNNNNNNNNNNNNNNNNNNNNNNNNNNNNNNNNNNNNNNNNNNNNNNNNNNNNNNNNNNNNNNNNNNNNNNNNNNNNNNNNNNNNNNNNNNNNNNNNNNNNNNNNNNNNNNNNNNNNNNNNNNNNNNNNNNNNNNNNNNNNNNNNNNNNNNNNNNNNNNNNNNNNNNNNNNNNNNNNNNNNNNNNNNNNNNNNNNNNNNNNNNNNNNNNNNNNNNNNNNNNNNNNNNNNNNNNNNNNNNNNNNNNNNNNNNNNNNNNNNNNNNNNNNNNNNNNNNNNNNNNNNNNNNNNNNNNNNNNNNNNNNNNNNNNNNNNNNNNNNNNNNNNNNNNNNNNNNNNNNNNNNNNNNNNNNNNNNNNNNNNNNNNNNNNNNNNNNNNNNNNNNNNNNNNNNNNNNNNNNNNNNNNNNNNNNNNNNNNNNNNNNNNNNNNNNNNNNNNNNNNNNNNNNNNNNNNNNNNNNNNNNNNNNNNNNNNNNNNNNNNNNNNNNNNNNNNNNNNNNNNNNNNNNNNNNNNNNNNNNNNNNNNNNNNNNNNNNNNNNNNNNNNNNNNNNNNNNNNNNNNNNNNNNNNNNNNNNNNNNNNNNNNNNNNNNNNNNNNNNNNNNNNNNNNNNNNNNNNNNNNNNNNNNNNNNNNNNNNNNNNNNNNNNNNNNNNNNNNNNNNNNNNNNNNNNNNNNNNNNNNNNNNNNNNNNNNNNNNNNNNNNNNNNNNNNNNNNNNNNNNNNNNNNNNNNNNNNNNNNNNNNNNNNNATGCATATGTGGGTGAATTCTTTGCAACGACCGTCGGTAACACCTTCGCGGTTTCGCTAATGCATACTTGTCGACAATTCCTCCATTTCATACACATGCCCTTCCAGTTTAGTTCAGGTTCTTCTCTTTGCTTCACACATATGTTGTCCGCGTCAACCATatctctaattatttttatgtttttattcaataaGAAAATGACGCAAACTTTTGTCACTACTACATTTACAACCATTTTTATGGCACCCATCCCATGCCTAATATTTTCAATGTAACGCCTAAATAGCTGTAACCACAATTGGTGATAAATATAGCTTtgctaaaaaaatcaaatactagTAATATAATTGGCTATAAATGATGaaagttatgtaaaatttatttgatttacaatAGCCTATCGATTTTTTTAGCTACAAAACAAAAGCCCATCGCAAATTAGGAGAATATTTCTAGTTATATTGTGGACCTATTCTACAACATCATCaaatactaaaattaattagtgcACGCATAAACCAATGTATTAAATTAAAAGCGGattttattatatgtgtttAGTAATTTTGGTTATAACGTAACTACTAACTACGTACTTTATATTGTGACAAACTATAATTGCATGCCTGGTGGCTGCTGGTGTGGCGGGCGAGAAGTAcgattaagaaagaaaaaaaaaatggttgagCTTAACTGCATTGAACTCTTCATGTCTTTTGTTAGCAACtatttaagatataatttttgaaattgaagTTTACTTGTAAAAAATTAGTGTGAGAATGTCGTATTTTATACTGTAGTAAACACATGTGCACGCACCTGGACACACGTGTATAgtttctgtatttgtttttggGTCAACGTGTATGAAGCTCTATTGGTATAGGAGCAACgtattctctctttctcgatgAATACGACAATGAAGAACAATGGAAACATGTGAATTAAAATCTGatcttttaagaaaaatatctgCAAAATGCATACGATCGAGTTTGTGTTCTTAACTTCTTATATAACTGTAGTCTGTATACTAGTCAAAGAAATAAATGtcgatttctttttcttttataaaaaaaaaaaaaaatctttttcttgGCATCCATAATAAATTCttcaagttaaatttatatcatcgtaaactttattaaatttacaaaacagtTATATTTCTAATGCaaataatttctttaaataaattttcattataaatatattgagTATTTATTTTGTAGCTAGTAAGCCAGTAGGAGGAGTatgtatatacaattttattttaaacttacTAATTTgcgaaataaaaaaatcataaagctCTCTACATAATTCTggtgtaatatttaattagaattCTTGAacttaataatatcataaataaaaatataaaaaataggTTGGCTGGTGAATCTGGTTTCTATGTTTGCTTCACACTTGTCAGTCTAGAAAACcgacaataaaattaatttttatgttgGATTCACATGTTTGTTTGGCTGtttgttacataaaaatataatgttttctaacattttatttgaataatgaACTGTATGTTATGGTTTCACAGTTAATGATTTAGTAAATCCACTAGTAAACATATCCGATCTAAGATGCAAATCTTAAACACATCCATCAATAGTTGTTGGACCATCCAATTCAATGAAGTAGGTCGGTTTAACTTCCCGATAACCGGTCACCGGCACATACTGTATGTATGTCTTCGGAAAAGACGAAACTCTCTTTACTAAGTGCCGTCTTCACTTTGTCAACTTTAGTTGTTTAGTCCTTTGAGAACAACAAAGAATCTCCTTCTTCGTCTACCAAAGGTCattatctctttttcttatttttcttcgtcctttgttttttaatcttctcAGCAATTCTCATTCGATCTTCTCTACAGTTTGTGTTAACGATGAGGAGGTGCTATTCCAAATTCACTGCTTACCACTTGGGTTTCAAAAATTCCAACTTTCTCCTggtaaaaatccaaactttttctctattttgctAATTCTCTCTTCTGCTAACgggttttgcttttcttttcggattgattttaattgtttaagaGCTGATGAAATGTTAATATGTGTGTGCTGATGGTGAAATCAATACTTAATTGTGGTCTCTTCCCTTCTTgtgtatatatctttttttagcAGGTTGGTTCAGGCTCGGTGTCAAGAACTATTGCTACTACTAGTGAGCGTTCGTTTAGCAATTATGCAGCTCAAGTTGATCAGAGTCAGACCAAAGACAATCCTTTTTCTGACATGTTGATTGATTCTTTTGGTCGGTTACATACCTACTTGAGGATATCTTTGACTGAGCGCTGTAACCTCCGGTGTCAGTACTGTATGCCCTCTGAAGGTGTGGAACTTACTCCTAATTCTGACTTGTTGTCACAGTCTGAGATTGTTAGGTTGGCTGGCCTTTTTGTTTCTGCTGGGGTTAACAAGATTAGGCTGACCGGTGGTGAGCCTACCGTTAGGAAAGATATCGAAGAGATTTGTATGCAGTTGTCTAGCTTAAAAGGGTTGAAGAATTTGGCTATCACTACCAACGGTATCACTCTTGCTAGAAAGCTACCAAAGCTTCAAGAATGTGGCCTTGATTCGCTAAATATTAGCTTGGATACTCTTGTTCCAGCAAAGTTTGAGTTTCTGACTAGACGTAAAGGGCACGATAGGGTTCTGAAATCAATTGATACTGCTATTGAGCTTGGATACAATCCTGTGAAAGTATGTTAATATAATCCCTCCCTCATTTTTTCCATTTGATTGCAGCAGAACGTTATTTGATGGTCGAGAGTGTTTTTTTGTATCGTCCTTGGTCTTCTTGACAGGTCAATTGTGTTGTGATGAGGGGATTGAATGATGATGAGATCTGTGATTTTGTGGAGTTGACACGAGATAAGCCAATCAATGTTCGGTTCATTGAGTTTATGCCCTTTGATGGAAATGTTTGGAATGTAAAGAAACTTGTGCCTTATGCAGAAGTGATGGATAAAGTGGTAAGGTAGAATGTTCTCAAAATGTTTGGCCTTTTTTTGAGATTAGTCAACGTTTCCTTGAGCATTTTCATGATTGGTTTTAGTTGTTATGGTAAACAGGTCAAGGGCTTTCCGAGTATAAAACGTATGCAAGATCACCCTACTGAAACAGCTAAGAACTTCACGATCGATGGGCATTGCGGTTCTGTTTCTTTCATCACATCTATGACAGAACACTTCTGTGCTGGCTGCAATAGATTAAGACTTCTTGCAGATGGGAACTTCAAAGTTTGCTTGTTTGGTCCTTCAGAGGTATCCAAACTTTTTGTCGTTGCTGAAAGTTAGTAATTGTTTGATTTAAGTGGCTGAGTTACAAGTGTGAAATAATTTGATTACCGGTACACTTGTGTATTCGTGGTTGCTTCTCAATAATGTTGAAAATGATATTCATGTTGTTACCTGTAAACAGGTTAGTTTGAGAGATCCTCTCCGGTCTGGTGCTGATGACGAGGCGCTAAGGGAAATTATAGGCGCTGCTGTATGTATTCTTTAGTTGCTTCATCTGGTTTTACCAATCGTTACGAAATCGTTCCTCTATTTTCGGTTGTATTTGAGACTTAACAATTCACAATGGGTTTcaggtgaagaggaagaaagccGCACACGCTGGAATGCTTGACATTGCCAAAACAGCTAATAGACCAATGATACACATCGGTGGCTAAGCTCCGCTCACGTAAGTTCTTGAAGCCATTGTTTATGATTAACGAGAACCTGCAATCAGATAATGCTTTAACATTACTACCAACCAGATAAGCATTAGACCAACAAAATGTCTGATTTGTTATGTAACTCATTAAAGTTGATACTTCGCTTTCTCGAACcaattttttatctttgttttgatttaaggGGATCTCGGTAACAGTCTTTGATGCATTGAACCGTTTAGCGTACTCTGCATTTTGTTTTACGTGACCGTATCACGTTGTTTTCCTCTTTACAGGTTGGTCAGGTTCCTGAAAAAATACACTACAAGGAACATTAAGTTTTATATCTTGTAAGAATCTATCCGCTGCTCCCAACTCTGTGCCAAACTTTTTTGCAAACAACAAGACTGAAGAGTTTTCTCAATATGTTTCTTCTCTATCCGTAACAatatgtttcttctctgttacaCTGTACAGGAACTCAGTATCATCACTACATGaacctttttcttatttattgcaAAGTACCTTTCTTTTTtacgaaaataaattaatctaaGATACATATTGATAAGGGATTTTAACCTTTACTAGGTTTTGATACCCCTGATCGTTTCCTATTTACACAATTTGTCGATTGTCCTTGAGGTTGGAGTAAAAAGATCATATAAGAATAGAAATTGAACAATCGTCGATTTATTTCTCAAATGGTAAATCAATTGAACTGAAACACCTAGTAGAAAAATCTAGAGAAAACGTGAGGTACTTGCGTTGCTATGCACATAAAGAAGGTTCAATCtgaaaatcttcttcttataagtTCTTAAGCCACTTCTGATAAGTCTAGAGTTAGATAATGCATTCCAAAACTTGCTATTCTAGGTGGTAGTTCAATGTAATAATACGTCTATAGCAttcatacaaatatttttcttcgactgaagaataaaaaacagtaccaaagaaaaaaaattcagtggGTGAATTTGctgaataaccaaaaaaaaaaacctaacaaataatataacctgaaaaaattagaaatttaggATTAATGGTAGggtaaattacaattttgggtTTTATGGTTTGAGGGTAGCGGCGGATAAGGGTGGAAGGCAGTGATGGTCCGGTGGTGGTCTGGTGGCATCCGACGATGGTCTGGCGGCATCCAATGGTGGTCCGGCGACTTCAAGTGATGGTCCGGCGACTTTAGGCGGTAGTCCGGTGGCTTCCGGCAGTGGTTCAGCGGCTTCCCgaaattacaatttaaaaaaaaactaaaaatcttaATATTCGCTCCGAAATTTATGCTTCTCAAACTGTATAAAGGCCATTGTCGACGTCTTTCCAGTCATCATCTCTCACATTCgtccaatttctttttttttgaatgtttgttttttttttaattttcttttagcTTCATAACTAACATGTATGGTGTATTTGTGTAGGATGAAATAAAACATGAACCAGATACTGAACCGAAAGCACCAAGCGAGTTTTCATCTTGATctattctttttctattttattttattttatttatttcataaacTTTTGAATTTCTAGATTTCTAATTTAATAGATCTTATTGTGAggtgtttctgttttgtttagtCTGCATCACTAATATATTTGCTATTCTTTTGTTTGGcagtttaattaaattataagagATCATTCATACCAGGTTATCCCTCTCTTTCgtccatctttgttttttttttaatgtgttttttttttaacttatatgCTATTTGTGTATGATGAAAGAAAGCATTAATCGAATAGCACCAAGTGAGTTTTTACCTAAATTGtttctaattatatttaatttttattttcaatttatttcatACTTGACCGcaggtttaaaatttaaaatatacttattattcatataatttactatagtacatttaaaaaatataaaacatattagttacatatatagataaaataataaataaattattttatgcatccctaaacaaaactatagctccgcggtgtactgcgggtgaatatctagtttacAGAGAATAAATAGTCTCATTGATTTTATGCAGATTAATCtttaaaagtttagatttttattattcaatGTCAGCattaaacacaaatatttgttatcataatcAATAGAAATCTGACCGATTTTGGATTATTTGATTGCAAGCAGAATACATTGTTATTGTTTCTATGAACACTCAAACTATAGCATGAAGGTAAGGAATATtccttaaattaatatttgaatacgCTTTTATTGTTTAATATCCATACTaaggtattggtttgagattcataaagatttttgaagaattcaacaaaatcattaagtggaagattgttaaagattgttaaagattactagagagttttgttgattacttttctaaaatcttgtaaagtcttccaaacaatccatgtatttttatgatacttttcatgactttaatttgtaaatagagtgtctaaaatcatgaaccaataacataataattgaactcattaaaaatcttagattttttgttttaattgaataacacaaaaaatttaacgactttataaaagtctgaatccaataacccagatttgttaagataTTAAATGacttttttacaaatcacaaactaataacaataaactttaacagagtttaacaaaatattgatctaataacaacatatttcacgtaacatttaaaatctttaaaactctattcaaatctcaaaccaataacccccactaAATTATGGTAATCAAGGGGAATATAACAGATTTTAGGCTATTAAATAGGACTAGGTTAGTACCCGCACTACGCCGCGGGttgtttatagattttttttagatttttttttctttttttttgtactttttgaaatatacatataaaatttttaatgttgtttagaatcaaaatcataattaataaaatattttattgtgttCTATGATAATTTGTTTCGTTATTATGTAAAGATTTAACAGCTGACTTAATACCATATTTGATATTAATTAAAGTCTCATGCTTTCCTCTCAGCACTATGACTCCATTATTAACCACCGAATTACATTAGTATTCTTGATAGTCGATAATTGATGTGCCAACACCACGTACGATGGTGCAGTTAACCATAATTCCGTCCAATGCATCCTGAACCACACGCTCTAACTCGGCTTCTAAAGAACTCGTGGCTTCATCAAGTAGCAACACTTTAGGGTCTTTAACAATTGCTCTGGCTATAATACTCTCTGCTTTTTGCCCACCTGATAATTGAACTCCTCTTTCACCCACCATTGTATCATAGACCTGCAATGGTAAGTACATCCTTCAGTCTAATCTGAAACCATGGAGTTAGGAATTAGGGCTAGACAATCTGTTTATTTGGTTCGAGTATTCCGGTTAAAGTTACCTGTTATAGGCCACTGATGAAGCCATGAGCGTAAGATAGGCCAGTTGCAGATACGATTTCGGTTTTGGTAGCATCTCCTCCTTTACCATAAACAATGTTTGCTATGATCGTTTCATTGAATGAAACAGGTTCTCCGCTCACCAATCCggtttgttttcttaacaaTGTTACTTTTCAAACAacccttccttttttttctaataataataataatttactagtggtcacatacctactaacaacctagcaacaaacaacaacagcgaataacaaaacaattctattaaaccaataaaaatttcaacaataacaacaatccaataacaattAATGCAATAATCCAgaaccaacaatgaaataaccaagttccaacatcctgcAATGTTTTATCAACTCAATACTAATAACCTAACATTAGCTAGACCACAAtaaatcaagcctctagaacatcctcctcctcatcgccctgattccacgatcacactttgcctttacctgcaccacaaacacatattgagatgcatgagtattattataaacactcagtgaggtcatcctcccatctactgggctatacacacaagcaactgagattccattgttaagctaaacaaataaacacaatcaacacatcaaacaaatcaaaactcaTCATTTGTTAAGataggtgtcgaccgacaccaggttGGTGTCAATCGACGCTAgcacaacatggtgtcgaccgacactgctTCTGCAGACGTGAACTGCACGAACCCGAACGTCGATCCTCCGTTTCAAATCATCTAGAAACCGTCCCAAACTAACCCAAATGCCTCCGAAACCTATgggaaacacgaaaacaacaaacccaagcaagcaaacaccacaaatagacaaagaacaaccaaacaaaagagatctcacgcttagatcagccatggtcaagcactcacctcttttgcaggaagatttgattgagaaacggtggaaacaacaccttaggaaggttctccttcgttcccaacaACAGCTCTCCCTTCTACAGCCActgatctctccaaaaacaccaagaacataCCCAAAATCTCACAGAAACACTCTCCAACCCTTTATCtccttttcctctctttttctcactcaacggcgacaaaacaaacaaaacccctCGACTTGGGTCGTCCTTTCCTTTAAATACACGGTTTAGATAacccaaccaaaccaaaccaatgaAAATCACGAAATAAAATCAAACCTGATGAACCCagaattagtggtgtcgatcgacacacccatggtgtcggtcgacactcactctaaaaatacaaaaactggttcgcggatgttacaattctcccccagcaacaaggatttgtcctcgaatcccgcagcaccgtccatccgtcaaggacctTCGTGCCActgtcaacacggcccgcacgtccttCGACCAGACTGAACACTGTCAGCAAAGGTTTCCCGTGcgactgtcgcaacagcccgcacacctccgactgaaccccgaggtctccctctagtcaatatactcacatccaagacgctatttgctcacaactccgtgcttcccccgtccgtggtcgcaaccaacgtaTCATGCCGACttgctatcaggccaaccgccttaagctacgacaTCCAAGAAGTCACTCAcacccactccccccgctctcgggtcgcaaccctcgagacataccggctcactgccgagccgtgactcacagctacggtatccagggagtctcaaatatTCCGCTCTtaggtcgtcaccctaaagcgtgCTCTCGGATTGTCATCTGaggcaacataccactcccactctctggccacaaagttcctcgagctatcggtatcacacgAGTTGGGCCctcacggccttgagcaaacaagtctgatgccatctagtatctcccgactagaactacctcaacactttccacaaaaaattttccctttttagaaactttctaactCTGGAAACCTCCttttttgtggaaactttctatttatggaaacttttcaaaaatagaaacccgagctatttctctttttcccatgacaacaacagtcaaacataaagaaaaatactcatcttattaatctcaaaaaaatgtcataatcgttacaacctcaacgaaaatacataagaaaaataagacaCAACAATCCAAGCCATCAACCCGCATTttgagcaccacctcatcttggtacttagtcgctcaaccaaccacccctaagcgaacaagtatcaagagagatgggctggaatactccgtacccaatccagccacggactacaacttgGACCTGGCTacacaagctcaagtcgcggcctgcttctcaaaccacttcttaaaccttgccttcaacCTCGCTTCGGGCTCCCAATTAtgctcctctactccatcaCAGTCTCACAAGACTCTCATTaaagttatcttcttcttccgaattTCCTTGAccctcctctcgagcaccctcaacgGTATCGCCTCCAAGGTCATGTTGGGTTGAAGATCCTCatgaatcttagccaacaactgatcacccttgtgaagacacttcctcagcattgatacatgaaataccttgtggaacgcacgcataacctcaggcaatccagccggtatgccactggtcccacccgctcaaccactctgaacggacccatgtacctcggactcaacttagtctctgtcaatgacctgttcagaCCCTGCAatatggccatcttgaggtacactctatcaccaacctgaactcaagatccttcctcttCTGATCAGCATAGCTCTTATGCCGATCCTGAGCCCCCTTCATTTTCAGCCtcagaacctgaatcttctccgaggtctcctgaacaaaatccgcaccatatatgctcctctcccccacctgagtccagcataatggtgta is a genomic window containing:
- the LOC104749671 gene encoding cyclic pyranopterin monophosphate synthase, mitochondrial-like isoform X2, producing the protein MRRCYSKFTAYHLGFKNSNFLLVGSGSVSRTIATTSERSFSNYAAQVDQSQTKDNPFSDMLIDSFGRLHTYLRISLTERCNLRCQYCMPSEGVELTPNSDLLSQSEIVRLAGLFVSAGVNKIRLTGGEPTVRKDIEEICMQLSSLKGLKNLAITTNGITLARKLPKLQECGLDSLNISLDTLVPAKFEFLTRRKGHDRVLKSIDTAIELGYNPVKVNCVVMRGLNDDEICDFVELTRDKPINVRFIEFMPFDGNVWNVKKLVPYAEVMDKVVSCYGKQVKGFPSIKRMQDHPTETAKNFTIDGHCGSVSFITSMTEHFCAGCNRLRLLADGNFKVCLFGPSEVSLRDPLRSGADDEALREIIGAAVKRKKAAHAGMLDIAKTANRPMIHIGG
- the LOC104749671 gene encoding cyclic pyranopterin monophosphate synthase, mitochondrial-like isoform X1, whose amino-acid sequence is MRRCYSKFTAYHLGFKNSNFLLQVGSGSVSRTIATTSERSFSNYAAQVDQSQTKDNPFSDMLIDSFGRLHTYLRISLTERCNLRCQYCMPSEGVELTPNSDLLSQSEIVRLAGLFVSAGVNKIRLTGGEPTVRKDIEEICMQLSSLKGLKNLAITTNGITLARKLPKLQECGLDSLNISLDTLVPAKFEFLTRRKGHDRVLKSIDTAIELGYNPVKVNCVVMRGLNDDEICDFVELTRDKPINVRFIEFMPFDGNVWNVKKLVPYAEVMDKVVSCYGKQVKGFPSIKRMQDHPTETAKNFTIDGHCGSVSFITSMTEHFCAGCNRLRLLADGNFKVCLFGPSEVSLRDPLRSGADDEALREIIGAAVKRKKAAHAGMLDIAKTANRPMIHIGG
- the LOC104749671 gene encoding cyclic pyranopterin monophosphate synthase, mitochondrial-like isoform X3, which encodes MRRCYSKFTAYHLGFKNSNFLLQVGSGSVSRTIATTSERSFSNYAAQVDQSQTKDNPFSDMLIDSFGRLHTYLRISLTERCNLRCQYCMPSEGVELTPNSDLLSQSEIVRLAGLFVSAGVNKIRLTGGEPTVRKDIEEICMQLSSLKGLKNLAITTNGITLARKLPKLQECGLDSLNISLDTLVPAKFEFLTRRKGHDRVLKSIDTAIELGYNPVKVNCVVMRGLNDDEICDFVELTRDKPINVRFIEFMPFDGNVWNVKKLVPYAEVMDKVVKGFPSIKRMQDHPTETAKNFTIDGHCGSVSFITSMTEHFCAGCNRLRLLADGNFKVCLFGPSEVSLRDPLRSGADDEALREIIGAAVKRKKAAHAGMLDIAKTANRPMIHIGG